A genomic region of Saccopteryx bilineata isolate mSacBil1 chromosome 1, mSacBil1_pri_phased_curated, whole genome shotgun sequence contains the following coding sequences:
- the SLC30A10 gene encoding calcium/manganese antiporter SLC30A10 isoform X3 — protein sequence MMRKEKKSEALNIRGVLLHVMGDALGSVVVVITAIIFYVLPLEPEDQCNWQCYIDPSLTVIMVIIILSSAFPLIKETAVILLQMVPKEVNMEELMSKLSTVPGISSVHEVHVWELISGKIIATLHIKYQKDKGYQDASMKIREIFHKAGIHNVTIQFESVDLQEAPEQKDTLSLCSSPCISKGCAKHLCCPPRALPLAHVNGCAEHNGSPPLDIYQSEGLDRREITDVAIEVSLDGCASGHRQAFSKTQEDQCYVNSTHF from the exons GCGTCCTTTTGCACGTGATGGGAGATGCCTTGGgctcagtggtggtggtgatcaCAGCCATCATATTCTATGTGCTGCCCCTGGAACCAGAGGACCAGTGTAACTGGCAGTGCTACATTGACCCCAGCCTGACCGTCATCATGGTCATCATCATCCTGTCGTCTGCCTTCCCTCTCATCAAGGAGACTGCTGTCATTCTATTGCAGATGGTCCCCAAGGAGGTCAACATGGAAGAGCTGA TGAGTAAGCTCTCCACCGTGCCGGGCATCAGCAGTGTCCATGAAGTGCATGTTTGGGAACTGATCAGTGGAAAGATCATTGCCACCCTGCACATCAAGTATCAGAAGGACAAGGGATATCAGGACGCCAGTATGAAAATTCGGGAGATCTTCCACAAGGCGGGAATCCACAATGTGACCATCCAGTTTGAGAGCGTGGACTTGCAGGAGGCCCCCGAGCAGAAGGACACACTGTCACTCTGCAGCTCACCTTGCATCTCCAAGGGCTGTGCCAAGCATCTGTGCTGTCCCCCCCGGGCACTGCCCCTGGCCCACGTCAATGGCTGTGCTGAGCACAACGGCTCTCCCCCTCTAGATATATACCAAAGCGAAGGGCTTGACAGACGAGAAATCACAGACGTGGCTATTGAAGTCTCTTTGGATGGCTGTGCGAGTGGCCACAGACAAGCTTTTTCCAAAACTCAGGAGGACCAATGTTATGTCAACAGCACACATTTTTAA